Within Dehalococcoidia bacterium, the genomic segment ATCTGTTTGACCTCTTTAATAAGGCTTTCTTATCAGAGCCAGTAAATGTCTAGAACAATTGCTATTCTCAGCAAGTACCCCCCCTTGGAAGGAGGCATTGCTGCTAAAACCTACTGGATAGCCCGCGGATTAGCAGCTAGAGGTCACGAGGTTCACATTATCACTGATGGGCTCGATGCTGGACGAGAATACCGCATTCAAGGCAACGATGAACCTCCCGAAGTGTTGCCTAACCTGTGGATACACCGACCCAAAGAGGAGATTCCTTGGCATATACCAGAAGGCGATGAGAACTTCCTGACCTTGCTGGATCTTACAATAAGAATGATTCAAGAGCACAAAGTGCGAGTTCTGGACACGGGCTACCTCGTGCCCTACGGCATCATAGGTCATATAGCTAAGCGTATCACCGGCATCGTACATGTGCTCCGGCATGGTGGCTCGGACATAGAGAAGTTCCTCAAAGGGAAGGTTTTAGGGGCAGTGCTCTACGAGACAATAAACTGTGCTGACGTGGTGGTTACTGATGAACGACACAAAGATTTGCTGAAGCCAATGAATAAGAATTTGGTTTTGCAACCGCCTTACGTTGTTGATGCTGAAGCGTTTGTTCCAAGAGAGGGTCCGGAGCTCAAACAGCGGCTAGCTGTCATAGGCAAGGTCAATTATCATTGGCAGTCTAAGGGTTTGCACCATATTGCTGAGATTATGCATCGACTCACAGGTCAATTCGAGTGTGTGTTCGTTGGTCAGGGAAAAGGCATGTCTGACCTCCAGAGCACTCTGGGCCAAGAAGTAGTTTCCAATATTATTTGGAAACCGTTTGTACCCCCTTGGAAAATGCCGCATCTGCTGGATCAGTTAGACGCTCTCTTTTTATTTGAATCAGGTTTGCCACATCCCGTCGTGTCTAATTTAGCAATGGAGGCTATGTGTTCGGGTGTCGGAATTATAACGGATCGAACAGATTTCGCCGAGACATATGAAGGGCTTGTGGCTATTGGTGATGAACAAGTCCTTGTGGTCCAGCCTGTAAATCCATCTTTAGCCGCAGAGGAGATTGTGCGCTGGTTGGATAAGCGAGCCAAGCCAAGACAGTCTGAAGGTCAGCTCGCTACGTACCGCGATTACCTTGCTGCCACCGAAGCCCTTTATAGCAATATCCTGAGCTGTTATTGAACAAAGAAACGATTTCGATCCTCTTGTGCACAGGATACCGAGTTTTGATTTACAACAATATACACTTCCCAGGAGTAGCAGATTATCGGCAGCCTACCCATGTGCCGATGGAATAATACCAAAGTTTATAACATCTGACCTTTGGGAGGTAAGTATGCCGCAAGACAGAATATCAGGAAGAGCAGCTAATCAGTGGGGACATGAAATGGCAAAGTGGGTGGCACAATATCTGGGAACTGCATTGCTGTCTGACTTTAGTAACGAGGCGTTTCTCGGCGACGAGCGCATAGTTATTAAGAGTGCACACCAGAGGACACCTCAAATCGGTTTATCTCAAGCCACACTAGCGCGAGTGCAAAAGATAATCGCAGTACTAGAGAATCCAGATAACAGCTATACGATCTACAAATTGAATCCCACATGGTATCGGAGTCACATGGCTCCTTCACGGAGTGAGAGACCTTCCACCGAGAAGGTAATGATGGTTCAGTGTAAATTAGTTCGTGAAGAGGGTCATGTTATGAGAATAATACCTCAAGATTCAGTAGGCGGTGGTATTTAAATGATACCCCGGTCTTTTCAGACAATCGCTAGTAAATGCTATTGCCCCGATTAGGTGTGATCACGATTTTTCCAGCAAAAAACTGTTCGCCTGTGTTATCCTCGTTCTGTTAACGGTTCAATCCACCTCAGCTTATTATAACAGCTGCACGTATAGCAAGTTCACATCAGCATTTCCTAGCCATTGCACAAACTGACGTTTTGTTGCTGCTGCCATTTTGCTCGGTTCTGCTCGAAAACATGGCTTGTTCTGTGTAGTTCTCTGAATTCTCCCCGGATTAGGGTGTCAAAATCACCTTTTTTAATTCACTGTAGATATAAAATACCGACACCCGGACTTCTGATCATGGTGTCATGGTTGGATCGATATTGAATTGGCTAGCAGCGCTCGAATTAGTCTCCATAGTAACCGCACGCACACCTGTGCAGCTACTACAGACGTAGATGTTTCCTGCTTCCAGCTAATCCACCTTTGTTGAAAATCGTGGTTTTCTTGCTATAAAAATGGTATCAGCTTCTGGTTTATCTGTTACCCATTCATCAAATGATTTATAGTCAGGAGGCTTTATAATGATTGATTACAGGTCTTTGACAATCGGATATCTTCCCAGATTATGTACTGCGTAGAGTGCAGTATAAATAGAGCCTTAAAGCCCGACAATGCAGACGCTTACTACTGATGCGTAGGGCTCATAGCCCATGTTATGTGCCAGGCCCAACTTGGGGTCTTTTAGCTGACGTTTATCAGCCCTGCCCTGAAGCTGGAGATAAAGCTCGTAAATCATCCTTATACCGGAAGCACCTATGGGGTGTCCGAAGCACTTCAGCCCTCCATCGGGTTGCACCGGTAGAGCGCCGTCAAGGTGAAAAGTGCCCGCCTCGATGTCCTGCTTCACCTTGCCACGAGGGCTGAACTGGAGATCCTCCATGGCAACAGCCTCGCTTATGGAGAAGCAGTCGTGGACCTCGGCCATGCTAATTTCCTTTCGGGGATCCTTAATCCCAGCCTCCGCGTAGGCAGCTACGCCGGCACGATAGGTCTCCTCAACATGGGTGTAGTCGTACTCTGATGTCATTCGTCCCGATGTGGGGCCGGCGCATATCTGAAGTGCCTTTATATATACCGGATCGGGTCGGAACTTCTTTGCTATATCGGCGCGGGCGATGATAGCTGCTGAAGCGCCATCGGAGACGCCACAGCAGTCAAAGAGCCCCAGCGGCCAGGCGATAATAGGAGCGTTTAACACCTGCTCCAGGGTTAACTCCCTCCTCAAATGGGCCTTGGGATTGAGTGTGCCGTTGTGGTGGCTCTTGATCGAGATCTTGGCCAGCATGGTCTTACCCTCTTCGGGGCTCAATCCGTAGCGATTGAAGTACCTGGTGGCCACAATGGCGAAGACGCCGGGCATGCTTGACTGATAGTGGGTGTTGGTATGATTCTCCATGCCCGGCAGGCCGCTCATGCCCTCATCTTTCAGCTTCTCGAAACCCACAGCCATACAAATATCGTGAATACCGGCGGCTACAGCATAGGAGGCACCCCTCACCGCCTCATGGCCGGAGCCACAGGCGTTCTCTACCCTGGTAACCGGAAGGTACTGCAGCTTCAAGGGCTCGCTGACGGAGCGGCCGCCCATTCCACTGAAAAGGGTGCCTACCCACACGGCCTCGATATCCTTTGCCTCGACACCGGCATCGGCGTAGGCTTCGCTGACCGCATCCACGATGAGGTCGCTGGGGCCCTTGTCCCACAGCTCGCCAAACTTGGTGCAGCCCATACCTACAATGGCGACTCTATCCTTAATGCTACCTGACATCTCTTGCCTCCTTTAACACCTTATAGGCCTGGCCTTCCAGAAATAGTTGGTGATGCCCCGATCGAATTGCATCTTCCTGAAGGTCATCTCCACCTCAGTACCCACCTCGATCTTTTCCGGGTCGCGATCGGTGAGGTCGAAGAACGCCCTTCCCCCTCCCTCGAAGTCGATCAGCACTACCGAGGCGGGTGGATCAGCGACCTGGGCCAGTTGATCATGGGTGAAGCTGAAGATTTTAGCCTTCCTTCCGGCGAAGTTATAGTCCCTAAAATCGTCCTGCGCCTGACACTTGGCACACACGCGGATGGGTGACGTGCTCATAGCGCCGTTGTCATACTGCGGGGTGCCGCAGCGCCTGCACTTGACGCCCCAGAGTCCCAGCAGGACCCTCCTCTCCCGCCAGATAGCGGATAGGCGGATGTGCTGCTTTTCGGGCCTCCTCGCCATCTCCAGAGGAACCAGCTCACGCCAGCGCAGATAGTCATTATAGTTTTCCAGCATCCGCTTGGACTCTAGATGCTTTCTCATCCCGCGGCGCTCTCCCAGCTTCTCTATGACATCGGTTACCTCCATGAGAAATGCGTCGGCGCCATTTCCAAAACCGGCAAAGAGTATCTTATCTCCTGGCTTGGCCTCCTCCAGGGCGCTTACCAGCATCATCGGAGCCATAGCACAGCCGGTTATACCCACACTCATAAAGAGGCTAAACGGGTCCTGGAGTTGAGAGGGGTCAAAACCCAGGGCTGCTGCCGCACGGCCGTGCCTCCTAACATCGCCAGAGGGGTCGAAAACGACCTTGGTGAGGTCTTTGGGCGAGAGGCCACACTTACCCATCAAGCCAGATATGGCCTCGGGTAAAACCTTGGAGTAGCCCTCGTCCAGTACCATGCGGTCTTCCCAGGCGCGCACAAAGGTGTCGCTCTCAGAACGCCAGGTCCCCGCCAGCTCATCCGATATGGAATAGCTCTCCTTAATCTCGGCAATGACATTATCCCTGCCCAGAAGAAGGGCAGCGGCGCCATCGCCCAGGCCCTGCTCCAGCATGCCGCCCGGGGCTGCCATGCGGCTATCAGCCGCGGTTACCAGGATGCTATTTGCCGTACCGGCTTTAATGGTATCCAGGGCCAGGGACATAGCGGTTGTCCCCGAGCGTAGCGAGGTGGTTATATCAGCAGTGCGTATATCCCGACGCAGATCGAGGGGCAAGGCCATTAAGGCCGAGCATTGCTTCTCCTTATAGGGAGAGGTGGTAGTGGCAAAGTAGAGGCCATCTACGTTATGTGGGTCTATATCTTTCAGGCAGTCTATGGCTGCCTCTACCGACATGGTCAGGCTATCCTCATCATAGCAAGCGACCGCCTTCTCTCCGGGCATGGCAAAGCCCCCCCAGGCTTTAAGGAAATTCTGCCGGTCTATCCGGTGCCAGGGTATGTAGGCACCATATGATGTTATCCCTATCATTGTCACCTCCTATTTGAATTTAGGGCTTAGCCCACCAAGTCATTTTATATCAAGCGTTCAGCCTCGTGTTCAGACGGAATGTCAAATCCGATTCCTGGGTGAACCGTTTTAATGACGCAGTGGGAATATACCATGCTCCCGAGGTGGCGTCAAGGCGAAAATAAATAAGAAAAAGCCCTAATTTTCGCTCGAGGGGCTTGAGCTTCGCTGACTTTAGCGGGTATATTGAAAACGGATTGCTGAGTGGAAAAGGAGGAAGCAACAGCAAACATGGCATACCGAGTAGGCGTTTCCAAGGCTATCGAGTTTTGCTGCACCGGGCATGTCATCGATGGCAAGGAAGCCTATCGCATCGGCTTCGCCAATAAAGTCTTCTGCTGGATCAGTACCTTAATAAGGCCAAGGAGGTGGTGAGGAGAATTGGCGGCATGCGCCTGGCGGCGCTCATCATGACCAAGGCAACCACCCGGGCGGTGCAGGATATAGACCGCAAATCAACCCTGCGCTATTGCGATGACGGTTTATGGAGTCTATTAAGTGAGCAGGACACCGCCGATTTTGGCCTCGAACGCTGGGTGAAAGATAGGTAAGGAGGATTACATGGCTGAAAGAGTAGGAATCGTATCTGTGGCTCAGACCATCTCTGGAGGATACTATCCATCACTCAAGGTATTATTCTTCCTTCAACTTTATGGTATTATTCTAGCTTCAAGCCAACAGTGTGTTTGACACAGTGGTGTGGATGTGATACATTACGAGCCCCAATCTCTGTAGAACTTGCAAGGAGGCGACATGGAACACCAGGTACAGATAATTGCCAGTGATGCCGGCGGCACCATGACTGACATGATGGTGGTAGACAGCGAGGGTAACTTCACAATCGGCAAGGCGGCAACTACCCCCCAGGATCAATCCCTGGGTGTTTGGGAGTCGCTGACGGATGCCTTCGAGTACTGGGATATCGATTTCAAAAAGCAGGCGGGTAATATCCTCCCCAGTGTTGAGGCCTTAGTCTATTGTGGCACTTCGATGATGAATGTGATTCTTACCGGGACTGGCCAGAAGGTGGGAGTCATCACCCAACGGGGGGATGAGGACATCTTCCTCCACGAACGGAGCGCCCAGACCTATGCCGGCTATGCTTACCAGGATGTTCTCCACCATGTCACGCATGCTCACAACAGGCCCCTGGTACCTCGACGGCTAGTTAAGGGCGTAACCGGCAGGATAGATGCGTTTGCCTCCGAGGCCATACCGCTATATGAGCATGAGGTGGTAAGGGCCATAGAGGAACTACTGGATAAGGGAGTAGACGCCATCGCTGTCTGCCTGTGGTATTCATACCTGAATCCGATGCACGAGCTGAGGGTGTCAGAGATAGCCCACGAGATAATGGGGAAGCGGGGTCGCCAGGTGCCGGTGTATCTCTCTTGCCAGCTTTGTCCTATTACCAGGGAGCAATCGCGACTAAACACGCTCGTGCTCCATGCCAGCGCTGCAGAGCCTGGACGCGAACAGCTGTCTGGGATCGAGCGCAAGCTCCAGGACAGTGGATACAGGTATCCGCTTCAGATAGTTCTGGCACACGGAGGCGTGACCAATATTCGCTACCCCCGAATCTATGAAGGGTGCTTCTCCGGGCCTATCGGGGGTCTGCTCGGGGTTCGCTATCTGGAGCAGGTGATGGGGACAGGCAACTGGGTATGCTCCGACATGGGCGGTACCAGCTTCGACGTGGGCCTCATCATGAGCGGCGAGCCTGTCATGCTGCGCGAGGTGGTCATCAACCGCAGGATATTCAATATTCCCACCCTGCTCATGGATACTATCGGC encodes:
- a CDS encoding glycosyltransferase gives rise to the protein MSRTIAILSKYPPLEGGIAAKTYWIARGLAARGHEVHIITDGLDAGREYRIQGNDEPPEVLPNLWIHRPKEEIPWHIPEGDENFLTLLDLTIRMIQEHKVRVLDTGYLVPYGIIGHIAKRITGIVHVLRHGGSDIEKFLKGKVLGAVLYETINCADVVVTDERHKDLLKPMNKNLVLQPPYVVDAEAFVPREGPELKQRLAVIGKVNYHWQSKGLHHIAEIMHRLTGQFECVFVGQGKGMSDLQSTLGQEVVSNIIWKPFVPPWKMPHLLDQLDALFLFESGLPHPVVSNLAMEAMCSGVGIITDRTDFAETYEGLVAIGDEQVLVVQPVNPSLAAEEIVRWLDKRAKPRQSEGQLATYRDYLAATEALYSNILSCY
- a CDS encoding acetyl-CoA acetyltransferase → MSGSIKDRVAIVGMGCTKFGELWDKGPSDLIVDAVSEAYADAGVEAKDIEAVWVGTLFSGMGGRSVSEPLKLQYLPVTRVENACGSGHEAVRGASYAVAAGIHDICMAVGFEKLKDEGMSGLPGMENHTNTHYQSSMPGVFAIVATRYFNRYGLSPEEGKTMLAKISIKSHHNGTLNPKAHLRRELTLEQVLNAPIIAWPLGLFDCCGVSDGASAAIIARADIAKKFRPDPVYIKALQICAGPTSGRMTSEYDYTHVEETYRAGVAAYAEAGIKDPRKEISMAEVHDCFSISEAVAMEDLQFSPRGKVKQDIEAGTFHLDGALPVQPDGGLKCFGHPIGASGIRMIYELYLQLQGRADKRQLKDPKLGLAHNMGYEPYASVVSVCIVGL
- a CDS encoding OB-fold domain-containing protein, which encodes MIGITSYGAYIPWHRIDRQNFLKAWGGFAMPGEKAVACYDEDSLTMSVEAAIDCLKDIDPHNVDGLYFATTTSPYKEKQCSALMALPLDLRRDIRTADITTSLRSGTTAMSLALDTIKAGTANSILVTAADSRMAAPGGMLEQGLGDGAAALLLGRDNVIAEIKESYSISDELAGTWRSESDTFVRAWEDRMVLDEGYSKVLPEAISGLMGKCGLSPKDLTKVVFDPSGDVRRHGRAAAALGFDPSQLQDPFSLFMSVGITGCAMAPMMLVSALEEAKPGDKILFAGFGNGADAFLMEVTDVIEKLGERRGMRKHLESKRMLENYNDYLRWRELVPLEMARRPEKQHIRLSAIWRERRVLLGLWGVKCRRCGTPQYDNGAMSTSPIRVCAKCQAQDDFRDYNFAGRKAKIFSFTHDQLAQVADPPASVVLIDFEGGGRAFFDLTDRDPEKIEVGTEVEMTFRKMQFDRGITNYFWKARPIRC
- a CDS encoding hydantoinase/oxoprolinase family protein, which produces MEHQVQIIASDAGGTMTDMMVVDSEGNFTIGKAATTPQDQSLGVWESLTDAFEYWDIDFKKQAGNILPSVEALVYCGTSMMNVILTGTGQKVGVITQRGDEDIFLHERSAQTYAGYAYQDVLHHVTHAHNRPLVPRRLVKGVTGRIDAFASEAIPLYEHEVVRAIEELLDKGVDAIAVCLWYSYLNPMHELRVSEIAHEIMGKRGRQVPVYLSCQLCPITREQSRLNTLVLHASAAEPGREQLSGIERKLQDSGYRYPLQIVLAHGGVTNIRYPRIYEGCFSGPIGGLLGVRYLEQVMGTGNWVCSDMGGTSFDVGLIMSGEPVMLREVVINRRIFNIPTLLMDTIGAGTGMYVTIDPITMRITVGPESAGADPGPVSYDMGNEVPTVMDCVLIMGILNPDNYLGGKLKLNKEKALKAIKEKCADVLGVDPYYLAEGVYKLINSTMKEHIRAVLYARGFSPAD